From a single Methylosinus sp. H3A genomic region:
- a CDS encoding PAS domain S-box protein: protein MSVDEQGDQLQELEDLRRLLVEAGQSRDLRGVEAAPAESRTRRDGAEHFCRRLLEQMREGSIELAPDGAILHCNRQFREMIGRPAAQLIGDNVLDHVAADQAERFAAFVAAPEAASREFEFRRADGSMLPVSVSLGAPAEDARPRLAIVTDLTQTKWMERSFAATEALREREKWSRLAVAAGGVGTFDVDLVTGANRFSVTMHEILGLAPDQTLGFAEADAMLFDADKQDFERKFLEACAGVKNGEWSHEMRIRRMDGAVRWIAMAGQFEFRRSSRGVVATRAIGAAIDVTDRREIEDSLRRSNERLRLALAAGAIGSWEYDVAAEVTEADQKYREIFGFPADLPVSPEVVLEVVHRDDVVSVREAMRSALDPSGEGRHQAEYRIHRMNDGAERWIASRARALFENGRAVRLIGVVSDITEKKATEGELREKARLADQLAGIAASVPGLIASYRLGPDGKASMPYASPNVEDVYGMDAETLRRGVDGKFARLHPDDLQRVRASIAESARTMTVWRESYRYNHPRKGWIWVEAQSRPTREPDGATLWHGYLQDVTERKRIEQALVDKEARLYATVEGAHDAILTVDEKGAIQSLNSAAVRMFGYAKAEAIGAHVETLVPVRLFGGRKACIGARFSDGPEALGNVVETQGRRKDGALFPVDLAVSEASYHGRRLYIAFVRDLTERRKIEARMQKLHAERLDAVGELAAGLAHELNQPLSATAIYLKAARRLLQMPPDQRPANVEDALDNAATQIVRAGQIIAHLREFISRGEPDKTLQNLHDIVDEAHELVIVEAKQSNINVVFRLDAADDRVLADRVQIKQVLVNLMRNARDAMGVSRMRKMTISTSLAGRSMIRLDVADTGAGLSEDARASLFEPFATTKPNGLGVGLTIARSIVEAHYGKIWAGPNSDGGATFSFTLPLAAMEEEE, encoded by the coding sequence ATGTCGGTGGACGAACAGGGCGATCAGCTTCAGGAACTCGAGGATCTGCGGCGGCTTCTCGTCGAGGCCGGGCAGAGTCGCGACCTCCGCGGAGTCGAAGCGGCGCCGGCGGAGTCCCGAACGCGCCGCGACGGCGCCGAGCATTTCTGCCGTCGGCTGCTGGAGCAGATGCGCGAGGGCTCGATCGAGCTCGCGCCCGACGGCGCGATCCTGCATTGCAATCGCCAGTTTCGCGAGATGATCGGGCGCCCCGCGGCGCAGCTCATCGGCGACAATGTTCTCGACCATGTCGCGGCCGATCAGGCGGAGCGCTTCGCCGCCTTCGTCGCGGCGCCGGAAGCGGCGAGCCGCGAGTTCGAGTTTCGCCGCGCCGACGGCTCGATGCTGCCGGTGAGCGTCTCGCTCGGCGCGCCGGCCGAGGATGCGCGGCCGCGCCTCGCCATCGTCACCGACCTCACCCAGACGAAATGGATGGAGCGCTCCTTCGCGGCGACCGAGGCGCTGCGCGAGCGTGAGAAATGGTCGCGGCTCGCGGTGGCGGCGGGCGGCGTCGGCACATTCGACGTCGATCTCGTCACCGGCGCGAACCGCTTCTCCGTCACCATGCATGAAATTCTTGGATTGGCGCCGGATCAGACGCTCGGCTTCGCCGAGGCGGACGCCATGCTGTTCGACGCCGACAAGCAGGATTTCGAGCGGAAATTCCTCGAAGCCTGCGCGGGCGTGAAGAATGGCGAATGGAGCCATGAGATGCGCATAAGGCGCATGGACGGCGCCGTGCGCTGGATCGCCATGGCCGGACAATTCGAGTTCCGCCGCAGCTCGCGCGGCGTCGTCGCGACGCGCGCGATCGGCGCCGCGATCGATGTGACCGACCGCCGCGAGATCGAGGATTCGCTTCGCCGCAGCAATGAGCGCCTGCGTCTCGCGCTCGCCGCCGGCGCGATCGGCAGCTGGGAATACGACGTCGCCGCGGAGGTCACGGAGGCCGATCAGAAATATCGCGAGATCTTCGGATTTCCGGCCGATCTGCCGGTCTCGCCGGAGGTCGTCCTCGAGGTCGTCCATCGGGACGACGTCGTCTCCGTGCGAGAGGCGATGCGCTCGGCGCTCGACCCGTCGGGGGAAGGGCGCCATCAGGCGGAATACCGCATCCACAGAATGAACGACGGCGCCGAGCGCTGGATCGCCTCCCGCGCGCGCGCGCTATTCGAGAACGGCCGCGCCGTGCGGCTGATCGGCGTCGTGAGCGACATCACGGAAAAGAAGGCGACGGAGGGCGAATTGCGCGAGAAGGCGCGGCTCGCCGATCAGCTCGCCGGCATCGCCGCCTCCGTGCCCGGGCTCATCGCCTCTTATCGCCTCGGGCCCGACGGCAAGGCCTCCATGCCCTACGCCTCTCCCAATGTGGAGGATGTCTATGGCATGGACGCCGAGACGCTGCGGCGAGGGGTGGACGGCAAATTCGCGCGCCTGCATCCGGACGATCTGCAGCGCGTTCGCGCGAGCATCGCGGAATCGGCGCGGACGATGACCGTTTGGCGGGAGAGCTATCGCTATAATCATCCGCGCAAGGGGTGGATATGGGTGGAGGCGCAATCGCGGCCGACGCGCGAGCCCGATGGCGCGACGCTGTGGCACGGCTATTTGCAGGATGTCACCGAGCGCAAACGCATAGAGCAGGCGCTCGTCGACAAGGAGGCGCGTCTCTACGCCACGGTCGAAGGCGCGCATGACGCGATCCTCACCGTCGACGAGAAAGGCGCGATCCAGTCGTTGAACTCCGCCGCTGTGCGCATGTTCGGCTACGCCAAGGCGGAGGCGATCGGCGCGCATGTCGAGACGCTGGTGCCGGTGCGCCTGTTCGGCGGCCGCAAGGCCTGCATCGGCGCGCGCTTCTCCGACGGGCCGGAGGCGCTCGGCAATGTCGTCGAGACGCAGGGTCGCCGCAAGGATGGCGCGCTGTTTCCGGTCGATCTCGCCGTCAGCGAGGCCTCCTATCACGGACGCCGTCTCTATATCGCCTTCGTGCGCGACCTCACCGAGCGACGCAAGATCGAAGCGCGCATGCAGAAGCTGCACGCCGAGCGGCTCGACGCCGTCGGCGAGCTCGCCGCCGGCCTCGCGCATGAGCTCAATCAGCCGCTCTCGGCGACGGCCATCTATCTGAAGGCGGCGCGCCGCCTTCTGCAAATGCCGCCCGATCAGCGTCCCGCCAATGTCGAGGACGCGCTCGACAACGCCGCGACGCAGATCGTGCGCGCCGGTCAGATCATCGCGCATCTGCGCGAGTTCATCTCGCGCGGCGAGCCGGACAAGACGCTGCAAAATCTGCACGACATTGTCGACGAGGCGCATGAGCTCGTCATCGTCGAAGCCAAGCAGTCGAACATCAATGTCGTGTTCCGTCTCGACGCCGCCGACGACCGCGTGCTCGCGGATCGCGTGCAGATCAAGCAGGTTCTCGTCAATCTCATGCGCAATGCGCGCGACGCGATGGGCGTCTCGCGCATGCGCAAGATGACGATCTCGACTTCGCTCGCAGGCCGGTCGATGATCCGGCTCGACGTCGCCGACACGGGGGCCGGCCTTTCCGAGGACGCGCGTGCGAGCTTGTTCGAGCCCTTCGCCACGACGAAGCCGAACGGCCTCGGCGTCGGCCTCACGATCGCGCGTTCGATCGTCGAGGCCCATTACGGAAAGATATGGGCCGGTCCCAATAGCGACGGCGGCGCGACCTTCAGCTTCACGCTGCCGCTCGCCGCGATGGAGGAGGAAGAGTGA
- the fixJ gene encoding response regulator FixJ: MSEPTVHIIDDDAAVRDALRLLLTTEGHDVVTHGSAVDFLADVDRAATGCIVTDVRMPEMTGIELLLKVKNMGLSLPVVVISAHADVPLAVQAMKEGALDLLEKPFTDESLLSAVRQALAYDSGKRARDLQAQEIQRRLTMLTSREHEVLAALLRGQPNKIIAHELGISVRTVEVHRANVMAKMQAGSLPELVRMSLVQPQRIDREAEDQIEAPHEE, translated from the coding sequence GTGAGCGAGCCGACCGTCCATATCATCGACGACGACGCCGCCGTTCGCGACGCGCTGCGCTTGCTGTTGACGACCGAGGGACATGACGTCGTGACACATGGATCGGCCGTCGATTTCCTCGCCGACGTCGATCGCGCAGCCACCGGCTGCATCGTCACCGACGTGCGCATGCCGGAGATGACCGGCATAGAGCTGCTGCTGAAGGTGAAGAACATGGGGCTGTCGCTGCCGGTGGTGGTGATTTCCGCTCACGCCGACGTGCCGCTCGCCGTCCAGGCCATGAAGGAGGGCGCGCTCGATCTGCTGGAGAAGCCTTTCACCGACGAATCCCTCCTCTCCGCCGTGCGCCAGGCGCTCGCCTATGACAGCGGCAAGCGCGCGCGCGACCTCCAGGCGCAGGAGATCCAGCGCCGTCTCACCATGCTGACGAGCCGCGAACACGAGGTGCTGGCCGCATTGCTGAGGGGGCAGCCCAATAAGATCATCGCCCATGAGCTCGGCATCAGCGTACGCACCGTCGAGGTGCATCGGGCCAATGTGATGGCCAAGATGCAGGCCGGCAGCCTGCCGGAGCTGGTGCGAATGTCGCTCGTCCAGCCGCAGCGGATCGATCGCGAGGCGGAGGACCAGATCGAGGCGCCGCACGAAGAATGA
- a CDS encoding Yip1 family protein, whose product MDIKERLKDIAERAKRIILSPKTEWAAIEAEPTTAVDLYRNYIIYLAAVPAAANFLGNWLFGYSRGDSVVHYTFFGGLIRAALQYGLGLPLLYGVALAISRLAPSFEGKSDDLRALKLVAFSYTPIWLAEVFGLIPGLRWLDVLGVYAVYLFYMGVSRMMRSKEEYSDVFTAAGLVLGIAAAFLHGMIVHMLAPAPTP is encoded by the coding sequence ATGGACATCAAGGAGCGGCTGAAGGACATAGCCGAGCGCGCGAAGCGCATCATTTTGTCGCCCAAGACGGAATGGGCGGCGATCGAGGCCGAGCCCACGACCGCGGTCGATCTCTATCGCAATTACATCATCTATCTGGCGGCGGTGCCGGCGGCAGCCAATTTCCTCGGCAATTGGCTGTTCGGCTATTCGCGCGGCGACAGCGTGGTCCATTACACGTTTTTCGGCGGCCTCATTCGCGCCGCCCTGCAATATGGGCTCGGCCTGCCGCTGCTCTATGGCGTCGCTCTGGCGATCTCCCGCCTCGCGCCGAGCTTCGAAGGCAAGAGCGACGATCTGCGCGCGCTGAAGCTCGTCGCCTTCTCCTACACACCCATCTGGCTCGCCGAGGTGTTCGGCCTCATCCCGGGCCTGCGCTGGCTGGACGTGCTCGGCGTCTATGCGGTCTATCTCTTCTATATGGGCGTCTCGCGGATGATGCGCAGCAAGGAGGAATATTCGGACGTCTTCACGGCGGCGGGCCTCGTGCTGGGCATAGCGGCGGCCTTTCTGCACGGCATGATCGTCCATATGCTGGCCCCCGCGCCGACGCCGTGA
- a CDS encoding outer membrane protein gives MKTGIIVCCTALFSVGAANAADLPARKAELDFVPPPALFYEGFYVGAQAGVAGFSNRAQSALASNNAVLFSKTASGNSFIGGTHAGHDWRYGSIVYGLVGDISGTRARAYTIDPIFSYGVQNTIDGQGSIRGRLGLNYERALLYVTGGLELAHIERSYQAPLGSMTTNWWSVTPTVGAGVEYALDTRWSAHVETRWFGGHTRAEAVNFAQPALATRHAQGEGSLTAGVSYHFGK, from the coding sequence ATGAAAACCGGGATCATCGTCTGCTGCACAGCTCTGTTTTCCGTCGGCGCAGCGAACGCCGCGGATCTGCCTGCCCGCAAGGCGGAGCTCGATTTCGTGCCACCGCCGGCGCTTTTCTACGAGGGCTTCTATGTCGGTGCGCAAGCCGGAGTCGCCGGTTTCAGCAACCGCGCGCAATCGGCGCTCGCGTCGAACAATGCAGTTCTCTTTTCCAAGACCGCAAGTGGCAACAGCTTCATCGGCGGCACCCACGCCGGCCACGATTGGCGCTACGGTTCCATCGTATATGGCCTCGTCGGCGACATCTCGGGCACCCGCGCCCGGGCCTACACGATCGACCCCATTTTCAGTTATGGCGTACAGAACACGATCGACGGTCAGGGATCGATTCGCGGACGCTTGGGCTTGAACTACGAGCGAGCGCTGCTTTACGTCACCGGCGGTTTGGAACTCGCACATATCGAGCGGTCCTATCAGGCGCCCCTTGGCTCGATGACCACGAATTGGTGGTCGGTGACGCCGACCGTCGGCGCCGGCGTCGAATACGCCCTCGATACACGCTGGAGCGCACATGTCGAAACTCGGTGGTTCGGCGGGCACACGCGAGCCGAGGCCGTAAATTTCGCACAGCCGGCGCTGGCGACGCGACACGCACAGGGCGAAGGCTCGCTGACAGCGGGCGTGAGCTATCATTTCGGCAAATGA
- a CDS encoding DUF2975 domain-containing protein: protein MSNDTTHDSAPINSTRLLALNPKLRWACHSIRLAALVLIVFEPAIILWDLTDRTALLERMSRLYGLDPAGVSDFRYWSAVTIVMLKFPLAAIAVARLWRLTGIYLEGRVFSVEAAATLRLVALWGFAATIVDLTTLPLAAALILTEHIVKLPMDVWLAPIDVFFVLCCVFTLALSVILETAAEIASEHARFV, encoded by the coding sequence ATGAGCAACGACACGACTCACGACAGCGCGCCGATCAACTCCACGCGGCTCCTCGCACTGAACCCAAAGCTGCGTTGGGCATGCCATTCAATCCGCCTGGCCGCTTTGGTTTTGATCGTTTTCGAGCCGGCGATCATTTTGTGGGACTTGACCGACCGAACCGCGCTTCTCGAGCGAATGTCCCGTCTTTACGGACTGGACCCGGCTGGAGTTTCCGATTTCAGATACTGGAGCGCTGTGACGATCGTGATGCTCAAATTCCCCTTGGCTGCCATCGCCGTCGCTCGGCTCTGGCGCCTTACGGGCATTTATCTGGAAGGGAGAGTCTTTTCAGTCGAAGCTGCTGCGACTCTGCGCCTCGTCGCCCTGTGGGGCTTCGCCGCCACAATCGTGGACCTCACGACGCTGCCGCTCGCCGCCGCGCTTATCTTGACCGAGCATATTGTCAAGTTACCGATGGATGTTTGGTTGGCTCCGATTGATGTATTTTTCGTGCTGTGCTGCGTCTTCACTCTGGCGCTCAGTGTGATTCTCGAGACCGCTGCGGAAATCGCCAGCGAGCACGCGCGGTTCGTCTGA
- a CDS encoding helix-turn-helix domain-containing protein: protein MPIIVNLDVMLAKRKMRSRDLAAHIGIAEPNVSLLKSGKVKGVRFDTLEKICKVLDCQPGDILEYRAETKEG from the coding sequence ATGCCGATTATCGTCAATCTCGACGTGATGCTCGCCAAGCGCAAGATGCGCTCGCGCGATCTCGCCGCGCATATCGGCATCGCTGAGCCCAACGTCAGCCTGCTGAAATCGGGCAAAGTCAAGGGCGTGCGCTTCGACACGCTCGAGAAGATCTGCAAGGTTCTCGACTGCCAGCCCGGCGATATATTGGAGTACCGCGCTGAGACGAAAGAGGGGTAG
- a CDS encoding MBL fold metallo-hydrolase: MRKIASTSFALAASVFAFEAMAQQRPDFSKVEIKTTQLAENFHVLEGQGGAISVLSGPEGVLLVDSQFAPLTDKIVEAIKKISDKPIRFLVNTHVHGDHVGGNENLAKLGALIFARDQLRARLLNPNPAADGTPGKPAAAQALPVVTYDNQVTIHLDGEHVRLIPIRSAHTDGDTLVYFPEHDILAVGDYFRSTGYPVVDLNNGGSLAGIVDGLGATIGRAGPNTKVVPGHGAIVDRNALIAQRDLIVAVRDKVAALIDQGKTLEETIAAKPTAEFDAKVPNAEQTSERFVKWLYAEVKAAKTKTAAR, encoded by the coding sequence ATGCGCAAGATCGCCAGCACCTCCTTCGCTCTCGCGGCGAGTGTTTTCGCTTTCGAGGCCATGGCGCAGCAGCGCCCCGATTTCAGCAAGGTCGAGATCAAGACGACGCAGCTCGCCGAGAATTTCCATGTGCTGGAAGGCCAGGGCGGCGCGATCAGCGTGCTGAGCGGCCCGGAGGGCGTTCTGCTCGTCGACTCGCAATTCGCGCCGCTCACCGACAAGATCGTCGAGGCGATCAAGAAGATCTCCGACAAGCCGATCCGCTTCCTCGTCAATACGCATGTGCATGGGGACCATGTCGGCGGCAATGAGAATCTCGCCAAGCTCGGCGCTCTGATCTTCGCGCGCGATCAGCTGCGCGCGCGTCTCCTCAATCCCAATCCGGCTGCGGATGGAACGCCCGGCAAGCCCGCCGCCGCCCAGGCGCTGCCGGTCGTGACCTATGACAATCAGGTCACCATCCATCTCGATGGCGAGCACGTCCGTCTCATCCCGATCCGCAGCGCGCATACGGATGGCGACACGCTGGTCTATTTCCCCGAGCACGACATTCTCGCGGTCGGCGATTATTTCCGCAGCACGGGCTATCCGGTGGTCGATCTCAACAATGGAGGCTCGCTCGCCGGCATCGTCGACGGTCTCGGCGCCACGATCGGCCGCGCGGGCCCGAACACGAAGGTCGTTCCCGGCCATGGCGCGATCGTCGATCGCAACGCGCTCATCGCCCAGCGTGATCTCATTGTCGCCGTGCGCGACAAGGTGGCGGCGCTCATCGATCAGGGCAAGACTTTGGAGGAGACGATCGCGGCCAAACCGACTGCGGAATTCGACGCCAAAGTGCCGAATGCGGAACAGACCTCCGAGCGCTTCGTCAAATGGCTCTATGCCGAGGTGAAGGCCGCCAAGACCAAGACGGCTGCGCGCTGA
- a CDS encoding DUF1501 domain-containing protein has product MSKTRREWLFNAGYGLGGVALNGFMPGGGVFSVPLAQAAATFVDPLTKKDPHFAPKVKSVIWLHMDGAPSTLDLYDYKPELVRLAGQEVPESFLKGLQVTTSGGAGKLFASKRTWKQYGQSGAWFSDLLPNLAEHADKLTFIKSSVTVGATHDISILKLNTGDVTPGRPSLGAWITYALGSVNPDLPPYVVLYSGKREPRGGAVNWSSGFLPAIYQGTAFRPGASPILNLDKPELIAAAQQRDNLDLLRKLNEHKSTELPTDTELQARTRSYELAYRMESSAPEAVDLSKETAATKALYGLDNDATKDYGTVLLRARRLVERGVRFIQVVSGPVDGINDDNKNWDAHRKLEENHGANTRAIDKPIAGLLADLAARGLLDETLVVWTSEFGRTSYGQSGDGRDHNPWGYTQWLAGGGLKHGLTYGATDEIGLKTVENPVDTYDLHATVLQLLGLDHLKTVYLRAGRAERPTVVYGKVVGDLLA; this is encoded by the coding sequence ATGAGCAAGACGCGTCGAGAATGGCTGTTCAACGCCGGATATGGCCTCGGTGGAGTGGCGTTGAACGGCTTCATGCCGGGCGGCGGCGTATTTTCGGTTCCGCTCGCGCAGGCGGCGGCGACCTTCGTCGATCCGCTCACCAAGAAGGATCCGCATTTCGCGCCAAAGGTGAAATCGGTCATATGGCTGCATATGGACGGCGCGCCGAGCACGCTCGATCTCTACGATTATAAGCCCGAGCTCGTCCGTCTCGCCGGTCAGGAGGTTCCGGAGTCCTTCCTCAAAGGTCTCCAGGTCACGACGTCCGGCGGCGCCGGCAAGCTCTTCGCCTCCAAGCGCACATGGAAGCAATATGGCCAGAGCGGCGCTTGGTTTTCCGATCTTCTGCCCAATCTCGCCGAACACGCCGACAAGCTCACTTTCATCAAATCGAGCGTCACTGTCGGCGCGACGCACGACATATCGATCCTCAAGCTCAACACCGGCGATGTGACGCCCGGACGGCCGTCGCTCGGCGCCTGGATCACCTATGCGCTGGGGTCGGTCAATCCGGATCTGCCGCCCTATGTCGTGCTCTACAGCGGCAAGCGCGAGCCGCGCGGCGGCGCGGTGAATTGGAGCTCCGGCTTCCTGCCGGCGATCTATCAGGGAACCGCCTTCCGTCCCGGCGCGTCGCCGATCCTCAATCTCGACAAGCCAGAGCTCATCGCAGCCGCTCAGCAGCGCGACAATCTCGATCTGCTGCGCAAGCTCAACGAGCACAAATCCACGGAGCTTCCCACCGACACCGAGCTTCAGGCGCGCACGCGCTCTTATGAGCTCGCCTATCGCATGGAGTCGTCGGCTCCCGAAGCGGTCGATCTCTCCAAGGAGACGGCGGCGACCAAGGCGCTCTACGGCCTCGACAATGACGCGACCAAGGATTACGGCACCGTTCTCCTGCGCGCGCGCCGTCTGGTCGAACGCGGAGTGCGCTTCATCCAGGTCGTCTCTGGGCCCGTCGACGGCATCAATGACGACAATAAAAACTGGGACGCGCATCGTAAGCTCGAGGAGAATCACGGCGCCAACACACGCGCGATCGACAAGCCGATCGCCGGCCTTCTCGCCGATCTCGCGGCGCGCGGATTGTTGGACGAGACGCTCGTCGTCTGGACGTCGGAGTTCGGCCGCACCTCTTACGGCCAGAGCGGCGACGGACGCGACCATAATCCCTGGGGCTATACGCAATGGCTCGCCGGCGGCGGCCTCAAGCACGGCCTCACTTATGGCGCGACCGACGAGATCGGCCTCAAGACGGTCGAAAACCCCGTCGATACCTATGATCTCCATGCGACCGTGCTTCAGCTGCTCGGCCTCGATCATTTGAAGACGGTCTATCTGCGCGCCGGTCGCGCGGAGCGGCCGACCGTTGTCTATGGAAAGGTCGTCGGCGATCTTCTCGCCTGA
- a CDS encoding DUF1549 and DUF1553 domain-containing protein — translation MRKPLKKAYLALLLGASWASIAVAADPKPTETSPRATTTRPHWAYQPVLRPGVPNVAQNSWARSPIDSFILAKIEAAKLAPSPEADRAALIRRATLDVWGLIPEPEDVAAFVNDASPDAYERLVDRLLASPRYGERQARRWLDLARYADSAGFQGDVTRPNFFRYRDYVVQSFNEDKPYSRFIQEQIAADEIAPGDQKALVATGFLASYTDNPNARDLIGRKYQITTDIADTIGTAILGTTVGCARCHNHKSDKITQKDYFSLQAFFANTAFDEKIPAAKGEQEIEYQKALAKYETAAKDILAKQKAIIEQIREKATAFYKERYNPDARASIFKPKSEWNALDRWVNYRADTVTDQPVLANYLRDIANDLQSPDHTLEAVAKWAEYQKLTEELKKFEKLKPTRGADTFTAATELGHSDAPPTFVFFGGNHERPLDEVQPAFPEAFANGETPVIVPTATSSGRRTALANWLVSPTNPLTARVFVNRVWNEYFGKGIVGTVSDFGKAGDKPINPELLDYLADNFVQGGWSIKKLHRQILLSSVYRQSSAHREDVAAADPENKLLAVFPRKRLDAEQIRDSFLLASGRLEQAVGGPAVFPPLPANLNVGPAWEASNDPHEINRRSLYVFARRSVPYPLLETFDLNNAQQAHSKRDVTTTPLQALTLVNNDLVFQWSQALAGRVIREAGGDETARIDRLYQILFARNPDSFERSVLKDFLDEHEKLIASRATDGKFSIAVPTGKDLKTTDPIRASAFVDLVHTVANSNEFIYRF, via the coding sequence ATGAGAAAGCCATTGAAGAAGGCATATTTGGCGCTGCTGCTCGGCGCTTCGTGGGCGTCCATCGCCGTTGCGGCGGACCCGAAGCCGACGGAGACATCGCCGCGGGCGACGACCACCCGACCGCACTGGGCCTATCAACCCGTGCTGCGCCCGGGCGTCCCGAACGTCGCGCAGAATTCATGGGCGCGATCGCCGATCGACTCCTTCATTCTCGCGAAGATCGAAGCCGCCAAGCTCGCTCCTTCTCCGGAGGCCGATCGCGCGGCCCTCATCCGCCGCGCGACTTTGGACGTCTGGGGCCTCATTCCCGAACCAGAGGACGTCGCCGCTTTCGTGAACGACGCCTCGCCGGACGCTTATGAGAGGCTCGTGGACAGATTGCTCGCCTCGCCCCGCTATGGCGAGCGGCAGGCGCGCCGCTGGCTCGATCTCGCCCGCTACGCCGACAGCGCCGGCTTTCAGGGCGATGTGACGCGGCCCAATTTCTTCCGCTATCGCGATTATGTCGTCCAGTCCTTCAATGAGGACAAGCCCTATTCGCGCTTCATCCAGGAGCAGATCGCCGCCGACGAAATCGCGCCCGGCGACCAAAAGGCGCTGGTGGCGACAGGATTCCTCGCGAGCTATACGGATAATCCCAACGCCCGCGATTTGATCGGTCGAAAATATCAGATCACGACCGACATCGCCGACACGATCGGAACGGCCATTCTCGGCACGACGGTCGGCTGCGCGCGTTGTCACAATCACAAGTCCGACAAGATCACGCAGAAAGACTATTTCTCGCTGCAGGCCTTTTTCGCCAATACCGCATTCGACGAGAAAATCCCCGCCGCCAAGGGCGAGCAGGAGATCGAATATCAGAAGGCGCTCGCCAAATACGAAACCGCGGCGAAAGACATTCTCGCCAAGCAGAAGGCGATCATCGAGCAGATTCGCGAGAAGGCCACGGCCTTTTACAAGGAGCGCTACAATCCGGATGCGCGCGCTTCGATCTTCAAGCCGAAGAGCGAGTGGAACGCGCTCGACCGCTGGGTGAATTATCGCGCCGACACAGTCACCGATCAGCCGGTTCTGGCGAATTATCTGCGCGACATCGCCAATGATCTGCAGAGCCCGGACCACACGCTCGAGGCGGTGGCGAAATGGGCCGAATATCAGAAGCTCACGGAAGAGCTGAAGAAATTCGAGAAGCTCAAGCCGACGCGCGGCGCCGACACTTTCACCGCGGCGACCGAGCTCGGACACTCCGACGCGCCGCCGACTTTCGTGTTCTTCGGCGGCAATCACGAGCGTCCGCTCGACGAAGTGCAGCCGGCGTTCCCCGAGGCTTTCGCCAATGGCGAGACTCCCGTCATCGTCCCGACCGCGACCTCCTCTGGCCGCCGCACGGCGCTCGCCAATTGGCTGGTGAGTCCGACCAATCCGCTGACGGCGCGCGTCTTCGTGAACCGCGTTTGGAACGAATATTTCGGCAAGGGGATCGTCGGCACCGTCAGCGATTTCGGCAAGGCCGGCGACAAGCCGATCAATCCGGAGCTTCTCGACTATCTCGCCGATAATTTCGTCCAGGGCGGCTGGAGCATAAAGAAGCTGCATCGGCAGATTCTCTTGTCGAGCGTCTATCGGCAATCTTCGGCGCATCGCGAGGATGTCGCCGCGGCCGATCCGGAGAACAAGCTGCTCGCGGTCTTCCCGCGCAAGCGTCTCGACGCCGAGCAGATTCGCGACTCTTTCCTGCTCGCCTCCGGACGTCTCGAACAAGCCGTGGGCGGCCCCGCCGTCTTCCCACCCCTGCCCGCCAATCTCAATGTCGGCCCGGCTTGGGAGGCGTCGAATGATCCGCATGAGATCAACCGGCGTAGCCTCTATGTCTTCGCGCGGCGCAGCGTTCCCTATCCGCTGCTCGAAACTTTCGACCTCAACAATGCGCAACAAGCGCACAGCAAGCGCGACGTCACGACGACGCCCTTGCAGGCGCTCACCCTCGTCAACAACGATCTCGTCTTCCAATGGTCGCAGGCGCTCGCCGGCCGGGTGATCCGAGAAGCCGGCGGAGACGAGACCGCGCGTATCGATCGGCTCTATCAGATTTTGTTCGCGCGCAATCCCGACAGCTTCGAGCGATCGGTGCTGAAGGACTTCCTCGACGAGCACGAGAAGCTGATCGCGAGCCGAGCGACGGACGGAAAATTCTCGATCGCCGTCCCGACGGGCAAGGATTTGAAGACGACCGACCCCATCCGCGCGTCGGCCTTCGTCGACCTCGTGCATACCGTCGCCAATTCCAACGAGTTCATCTACCGCTTCTGA
- a CDS encoding DUF6538 domain-containing protein, which produces MTHGWYTTELLVPAIPHVVRRGAFYYWRRRLPSALAESRNSATLILGLGASNPRRARFLAGQILSARRSLFLSGR; this is translated from the coding sequence GTGACACATGGCTGGTACACCACGGAGCTTCTCGTGCCCGCCATACCCCATGTCGTGCGTCGCGGCGCGTTCTATTATTGGCGGCGGCGACTGCCGTCGGCGCTTGCCGAATCGAGAAATTCTGCGACGCTGATTCTCGGCCTGGGCGCCAGCAACCCGAGGAGAGCGCGCTTCCTCGCCGGCCAGATTTTAAGCGCTCGCCGATCGCTGTTTCTTTCCGGCCGCTAA